A genomic segment from Nocardia cyriacigeorgica GUH-2 encodes:
- the aroA gene encoding 3-phosphoshikimate 1-carboxyvinyltransferase, which translates to MNFWPAPHVDAPVHATVTLPGSKSITNRALILAALAEGPSTITGALRSRDTNLMIDALRALGVRIEGDAETLTVTPGALHGGAVDCGLAGTVMRFLPSLATLADGAVAFDGDAQARVRPLRTILDALRGLGARIDGDALPFTVHGTGSLRGGAVTIDASGSSQFVSGLLLSAARFDQGITVHHDGKALPSMPHIEMTVEMLRRAEVEVDEPADSRKAQTWTVAPGPIAAVDWNVEPDLSNATPFLAAAAVTGGSVSIPHWPRLTTQPGDVIREILVRMGAEARIFDGVLTVSGPDRLAGIDIDLHDVGELTPTVAALAALADSPSYLRGIAHLRGHETDRLAALSTEINRLGGNVTETEDGLEIVPAPLSGGQWHSYADHRMATAGAILGLTVPGIEIEDIGTTAKTLPNFVALWERMLDPADQGAVR; encoded by the coding sequence GTGAATTTCTGGCCAGCGCCCCATGTCGACGCCCCTGTGCACGCGACCGTGACCCTGCCCGGATCGAAATCGATCACCAACAGAGCACTGATCCTGGCCGCGCTTGCCGAGGGGCCGTCGACGATCACCGGTGCGCTGCGCAGCCGCGACACCAACCTGATGATCGACGCGCTGCGGGCCCTCGGCGTGCGGATCGAAGGGGACGCCGAAACGCTCACCGTCACCCCGGGCGCGCTGCACGGTGGTGCGGTCGACTGCGGGCTGGCCGGCACGGTGATGCGGTTCCTGCCGTCGCTGGCCACCCTCGCCGACGGTGCGGTGGCCTTCGACGGGGACGCGCAGGCCAGGGTCCGCCCGCTGCGCACCATCCTCGACGCGCTGCGCGGGCTCGGCGCGCGCATCGACGGCGACGCGCTGCCGTTCACCGTGCACGGCACCGGATCGCTGCGCGGCGGTGCGGTGACCATCGACGCCTCCGGCTCCTCGCAGTTCGTCTCGGGTCTGCTGCTGTCGGCGGCGCGGTTCGACCAGGGCATCACCGTCCACCACGACGGCAAGGCGCTGCCCTCGATGCCGCACATCGAGATGACGGTGGAGATGCTGCGGCGCGCCGAGGTCGAGGTGGACGAACCCGCCGACAGCCGCAAGGCGCAGACCTGGACTGTGGCGCCCGGCCCGATCGCGGCCGTGGACTGGAACGTGGAACCGGATTTGTCGAACGCGACGCCGTTCCTGGCCGCGGCGGCGGTCACCGGCGGCAGCGTCAGCATTCCGCACTGGCCGCGGCTGACCACTCAGCCCGGCGACGTCATCCGGGAAATCCTGGTGCGGATGGGCGCGGAGGCGCGCATCTTCGACGGTGTGCTGACCGTGAGCGGTCCGGACCGGCTGGCCGGGATCGATATCGACCTGCACGACGTCGGCGAGCTCACCCCCACCGTCGCCGCACTCGCCGCACTGGCCGATTCGCCGTCCTACCTGCGCGGCATCGCGCACCTGCGCGGGCACGAGACCGACCGGCTGGCCGCGCTGTCCACCGAGATCAACCGGCTCGGCGGCAATGTCACCGAGACCGAGGACGGGCTCGAGATCGTGCCGGCCCCGCTCTCCGGCGGACAGTGGCATTCCTACGCCGACCACCGGATGGCCACCGCCGGTGCGATTCTCGGCCTCACCGTGCCCGGGATCGAGATCGAAGACATCGGCACCACCGCGAAAACCCTGCCGAATTTCGTGGCGCTGTGGGAACGGATGCTCGATCCCGCCGATCAGGGAGCGGTGCGCTGA
- the rsgA gene encoding ribosome small subunit-dependent GTPase A yields the protein MSRRGRSLAGYDESDVRVRPGKSSRPRTKTRPQHNDAESAMVVSVDRGRWGCVLDGDPDRLIVAMRARELGRTPIVVGDQVDVVGDLSGKPDTLARIVRVAERRTVLRRTADDTDPFERVVVGNAERLFIVVALADPPPRTGFVERAMVAAYAGGLQPILCLTKHDLAADSEFAALFDDLDLTIVYGGVDDPIEPVLDLLTGHLTAFIGHSGVGKSTLVNRLVPDADRAVGEVSGVGKGKHTSTQSVALPLPGGGWVIDTPGVRSFGLAHITPDDVIAAFTDLADAIEDCPRGCTHLGPPADPECALDQLPGKERRVAAIRQLLTALNSNDPW from the coding sequence CTGAGCCGGCGCGGGCGCTCACTGGCCGGCTACGACGAATCCGATGTGCGGGTGCGTCCCGGTAAGAGTTCGCGTCCGCGCACCAAGACCCGGCCGCAGCACAACGATGCCGAATCCGCCATGGTGGTGTCGGTGGACCGGGGGCGCTGGGGGTGTGTGCTCGACGGGGATCCGGACCGGCTGATCGTCGCGATGCGGGCGCGTGAGCTCGGCCGCACGCCGATCGTGGTCGGCGATCAGGTCGACGTCGTCGGGGATCTGTCCGGCAAACCCGACACGCTGGCCCGCATCGTGCGGGTCGCCGAACGCCGAACGGTCTTGCGCCGCACCGCCGATGACACCGACCCCTTCGAACGCGTGGTGGTCGGCAATGCCGAACGGCTGTTCATCGTGGTCGCGCTCGCCGATCCGCCACCGCGCACCGGTTTCGTCGAACGCGCCATGGTCGCCGCGTATGCCGGTGGGCTGCAACCGATCCTGTGCCTGACCAAACACGATCTGGCCGCCGACTCCGAATTCGCCGCCCTGTTCGACGATCTCGACCTCACCATCGTCTACGGCGGCGTCGACGACCCGATCGAACCGGTTCTCGACCTACTCACCGGCCACCTCACCGCCTTCATCGGCCATTCCGGCGTCGGCAAATCCACCCTGGTCAACCGCCTGGTCCCGGACGCCGACCGCGCCGTCGGCGAGGTCTCCGGCGTCGGCAAGGGCAAACACACCTCCACCCAATCGGTAGCCCTGCCGCTTCCCGGCGGCGGCTGGGTCATCGACACCCCCGGCGTCCGCTCCTTCGGCCTGGCCCACATCACCCCCGACGACGTCATCGCCGCCTTCACCGACCTCGCCGACGCCATCGAAGACTGCCCCCGCGGCTGCACCCACCTCGGCCCACCCGCCGACCCCGAATGCGCCCTGGATCAGCTGCCCGGCAAGGAGCGGCGAGTGGCGGCGATCCGCCAACTCCTCACGGCATTGAATTCCAACGACCCTTGGTGA
- the secA gene encoding preprotein translocase subunit SecA: MPALTLTRLLRIGEGRMVKRLSHLADEVLALESDYEDFTDDELRAKTDEFKQRYADGETLDDLLLEAFAVAREASWRVLNQKHYKVQIMGGAALHLGNIAEMKTGEGKTLTSVLPAYLNAISGDGVHIVTTNDYLAKRDSEWMGRVHRFLGLEVGSILSGMTPAQRRLAYNADITYGTNNEFGFDYLRDNMTHSLEDLVQRGHNFAVVDEVDSILIDEARTPLIISGPADASSKWYAEFARIAPLLKKDLHYEVDIKKRTIGVHEAGVEFVEDQLGIDNLYEAANSPLVSYLNNAIKAKELYTRDKDYIVRDGEVIIVDEFTGRILVGRRYNEGMHQAIEAKEGVEIQPENQTLATITLQNYFRLYEKLSGMTGTAETEAAELHQIYNLGVIPIPTNKPMIRADQADLIYKTEESKFAAVVDDVVERHEKGQPVLIGTTSVERSEYLSKQFTKRGIAHSVLNAKYHEKEAEIIAEAGRPGAVTVATNMAGRGTDVVLGGNPDIITDIMLRKQGLDPVNTPEEYEAAWLPTLEQVKAQTAEDADKVREAGGLYVLGTERHESRRIDNQLRGRAGRQGDPGESRFYLSLGDELMRRFNGAALEAIMTRLNLPDDVPIEAKMVSKAIKSAQTQVEQQNFEIRKNVLKYDEVMNQQRTVIYGERNRILRGEDMEGQVQEMITDVITAYVDGATAEGYVEDWDLEKLWTALKMLYPVGLDYKELVGETGIGEAGELTREELLEALLQDAHDAYAKREAEIDGLAGEGSMRTLERQVLLQVLDHKWREHLYEMDYLKEGIGLRAMAQRDPLVEYQREGFDMFTAMLDGLKEESVGYLFNLQVEVQQPQPEGVAVQPGLRSPVGAGAPAPVPAAPAQPAANGAPAALRAKGIDTSGPRGLSYSGPDEGGHAAVHSGAEEYGDGDDSHGTRRERREAARAQAKGKRAPKTRRKH, translated from the coding sequence GTGCCTGCGCTGACACTGACGAGGTTGCTACGGATTGGTGAGGGTCGCATGGTCAAGCGGCTGTCCCATCTCGCCGACGAGGTTCTCGCGCTCGAGTCCGACTACGAGGACTTCACCGACGACGAGCTGCGCGCCAAGACCGACGAGTTCAAGCAGCGCTACGCCGACGGCGAAACCCTCGACGACCTGCTGCTCGAGGCGTTCGCGGTGGCCCGTGAGGCGTCCTGGCGGGTGCTGAACCAGAAGCACTACAAGGTCCAGATCATGGGTGGCGCCGCGCTGCACCTGGGCAATATCGCCGAGATGAAGACCGGTGAGGGTAAGACCCTGACCTCGGTGCTGCCCGCCTACCTCAACGCGATCAGCGGCGACGGCGTGCACATCGTCACCACCAACGACTACCTGGCCAAGCGCGACTCGGAGTGGATGGGCCGCGTGCACCGCTTCCTGGGGCTCGAGGTCGGCTCGATCCTGTCCGGCATGACGCCCGCCCAGCGGCGCCTGGCCTACAACGCCGACATCACCTACGGCACCAACAACGAATTCGGCTTCGACTACCTGCGCGACAACATGACCCATTCGCTGGAGGATCTGGTCCAGCGCGGGCACAACTTCGCCGTGGTCGACGAGGTCGACTCCATCCTCATCGACGAGGCCCGTACCCCGCTGATCATCTCGGGCCCGGCCGACGCCTCCTCGAAGTGGTACGCCGAGTTCGCGCGCATCGCGCCGCTGCTGAAGAAGGACCTGCACTACGAGGTCGACATCAAGAAGCGCACCATCGGTGTGCACGAGGCCGGTGTCGAATTCGTCGAAGATCAGCTCGGCATCGACAACCTCTACGAGGCCGCCAACTCGCCGCTGGTGAGCTACCTGAACAACGCCATAAAGGCCAAGGAGCTCTACACCCGCGACAAGGACTACATCGTCCGCGACGGCGAAGTGATCATCGTCGACGAGTTCACCGGCCGCATCCTGGTCGGGCGCCGCTACAACGAGGGCATGCACCAGGCGATCGAGGCCAAGGAAGGCGTCGAGATCCAGCCGGAGAACCAGACGCTGGCCACCATCACGCTGCAGAACTACTTCCGGCTCTACGAGAAGCTCTCGGGCATGACCGGTACCGCCGAGACCGAGGCGGCCGAGCTGCACCAGATCTACAACCTGGGCGTCATCCCGATCCCCACCAACAAGCCGATGATCCGCGCCGACCAGGCCGACCTCATCTACAAGACCGAGGAATCCAAGTTCGCCGCCGTGGTCGACGACGTCGTCGAGCGGCACGAAAAGGGCCAGCCGGTGCTGATCGGTACCACCAGCGTCGAACGCTCGGAGTACCTGTCCAAGCAGTTCACCAAGCGCGGTATCGCGCATTCGGTGCTGAACGCGAAGTACCACGAGAAGGAAGCCGAGATCATCGCCGAGGCCGGCCGGCCCGGTGCGGTCACGGTGGCGACCAATATGGCCGGTCGTGGTACCGACGTCGTGCTCGGCGGTAACCCCGACATCATCACCGACATCATGCTGCGCAAGCAGGGCCTGGACCCGGTGAACACGCCCGAGGAGTACGAGGCGGCCTGGCTGCCCACCCTCGAGCAGGTCAAGGCGCAGACCGCCGAAGACGCCGACAAGGTGCGTGAGGCGGGCGGGCTGTATGTGCTCGGCACCGAGCGGCACGAGTCGCGGCGTATCGACAATCAGCTGCGTGGTCGCGCCGGCCGTCAGGGCGACCCGGGTGAGTCGCGGTTCTACCTCTCGCTCGGTGACGAGCTCATGCGCCGGTTCAACGGTGCCGCTCTCGAGGCCATCATGACCAGGCTGAACTTGCCCGACGATGTGCCGATCGAGGCGAAGATGGTGTCCAAGGCCATCAAGAGCGCGCAGACCCAGGTCGAGCAGCAGAACTTCGAGATCCGCAAGAACGTCCTCAAGTACGACGAGGTGATGAACCAGCAGCGCACCGTCATCTACGGCGAGCGCAACCGGATCCTGCGCGGTGAGGACATGGAGGGCCAGGTCCAGGAGATGATCACCGACGTGATCACCGCCTACGTCGACGGCGCCACCGCCGAGGGCTACGTCGAGGACTGGGATCTGGAGAAGCTCTGGACGGCGCTGAAGATGCTGTACCCGGTGGGGCTGGACTACAAGGAGCTGGTCGGCGAGACAGGCATCGGCGAGGCCGGCGAACTCACCCGCGAGGAGCTGCTCGAGGCGCTGCTGCAGGACGCGCACGACGCCTACGCCAAGCGTGAGGCCGAGATCGACGGGCTGGCCGGCGAGGGCAGCATGCGCACCCTGGAACGTCAGGTGCTGCTGCAGGTGCTCGACCACAAGTGGCGTGAGCACCTCTACGAGATGGACTACCTCAAGGAGGGCATCGGCCTGCGCGCGATGGCCCAGCGCGACCCGCTGGTCGAATACCAGCGTGAGGGCTTCGACATGTTCACCGCGATGCTCGACGGCCTGAAGGAAGAATCGGTCGGCTACCTGTTCAACCTCCAGGTCGAGGTGCAGCAGCCGCAGCCCGAAGGTGTGGCAGTTCAGCCCGGTCTGCGCTCCCCGGTCGGCGCCGGCGCTCCGGCCCCGGTGCCCGCGGCCCCGGCCCAGCCCGCCGCCAACGGCGCCCCCGCCGCGTTGCGCGCCAAGGGCATCGACACCTCCGGCCCGCGCGGTCTGAGCTACTCCGGCCCGGACGAGGGCGGCCACGCCGCCGTGCACAGCGGCGCGGAGGAGTACGGCGACGGCGACGATTCGCACGGCACCCGCCGCGAACGCCGCGAAGCCGCCCGCGCCCAGGCCAAGGGCAAGCGAGCGCCGAAGACGCGCCGCAAGCACTGA
- a CDS encoding WS/DGAT/MGAT family O-acyltransferase: MITRLTPQDASFYRLESSSNPIHIGSLAILHNTTTDSAGDGKGRPCLDYARLVDLVESRLSLVPRYRRKVREIPLSLGRPVWVEDSRFDINYHIRRSALPAPGTDEQLHELVARLSSRPLDQGRPLWEMYLIEGLSGGRCAVFTKSHSALVDGESALEIGHVILDSGTSPRGFADDAWCAPREPSDTELLVGALTQLAGQPSEALEVLRDAGSSGFGLLGATGRAVDSVVSAVRSVTTGAPDSPLNARTSRQRRFDVVATDLDDYRKIRRRFDCSINDTILAVVTGALRNWLLSRGEALVDSSVLRAVVPMSVYVEGADDTLKPAGEVSSFLIDLPVGEPNPVIRLSHISHATEATAKNRRGVRARTLVHLAGFAPASLHAMSVRAASTFAEHTFNLVITNAPGPQQPMYIGGARMLEMYPVSPLLRNQVTSIGITSYDGRVFYGLNADRDAMADIGVLSASVHESMEEMLGACV, encoded by the coding sequence GTGATCACGAGGCTGACGCCGCAGGACGCGTCCTTCTATCGACTCGAGTCGAGCAGCAACCCGATCCACATCGGCTCTCTCGCGATCCTCCACAACACCACCACCGATTCCGCCGGCGACGGCAAGGGCCGGCCCTGTCTCGATTACGCCCGCCTGGTCGACCTGGTCGAATCCCGGCTGTCGCTGGTGCCGCGCTACCGCAGGAAGGTGCGTGAGATCCCGCTGTCGCTGGGCCGGCCGGTGTGGGTGGAAGACAGCCGCTTCGACATCAACTACCACATCCGCCGCTCCGCCCTACCCGCTCCCGGCACCGATGAACAACTGCACGAACTGGTGGCCCGGTTGTCCTCGCGGCCGCTCGATCAGGGCAGGCCGCTGTGGGAGATGTATCTGATCGAGGGCCTGTCGGGCGGGCGCTGCGCGGTGTTCACCAAATCGCATTCGGCCCTGGTCGACGGCGAGAGCGCGTTGGAGATCGGGCACGTGATCCTGGATTCGGGCACCTCGCCGCGCGGTTTCGCCGACGACGCCTGGTGCGCGCCGCGCGAACCCAGCGATACCGAACTGCTGGTGGGCGCGCTGACGCAGCTGGCGGGCCAGCCCAGCGAGGCCCTCGAGGTGCTGCGCGATGCCGGTTCGAGCGGATTCGGGCTGCTCGGCGCCACCGGGCGGGCGGTCGATTCGGTGGTGTCGGCGGTGCGGTCGGTCACCACCGGGGCGCCGGACAGTCCGCTCAACGCCCGCACCTCGCGGCAGCGCCGCTTCGACGTCGTCGCCACCGACCTCGACGATTACCGCAAGATCCGGCGGCGCTTCGACTGCTCGATCAACGACACGATCCTCGCGGTCGTCACCGGCGCGCTGCGCAACTGGCTGCTCTCGCGCGGGGAGGCGCTGGTCGATTCGAGTGTGCTGCGGGCGGTGGTGCCGATGTCGGTGTATGTGGAAGGCGCCGACGACACGTTGAAGCCGGCCGGTGAGGTGTCGTCGTTCCTGATCGACCTGCCCGTCGGGGAACCCAATCCGGTGATCCGGCTCTCGCACATCTCCCATGCCACCGAGGCCACGGCCAAGAACCGGCGCGGCGTGCGGGCGCGCACCCTGGTGCATCTGGCCGGTTTCGCGCCGGCGAGCCTGCACGCGATGAGTGTGCGCGCGGCGAGTACCTTCGCAGAACACACGTTCAATCTGGTGATCACCAACGCGCCGGGTCCGCAGCAGCCGATGTACATCGGTGGCGCGCGGATGCTGGAGATGTATCCGGTGTCGCCGCTGCTGCGTAATCAGGTGACGAGCATCGGGATCACGTCCTACGACGGGCGGGTCTTCTACGGGCTCAATGCCGACCGCGACGCGATGGCCGATATCGGGGTGCTGTCGGCGTCGGTGCACGAATCCATGGAGGAGATGCTCGGTGCCTGCGTCTGA
- a CDS encoding DUF6912 family protein encodes MLRELVEQRELRAVSATAFAVTPALREAYASGDDEELAEVAMGEAARAALRLIAAERDAVTEALDAGDEPDAAPAALPDAPVYRRAVIAADVTGAKLRPDLDDAVVRLSGPITYNQIASVHVDLADAEPAVAKAVDVIDAADLGDPDAEFVLGDAEDHQLAWYAAQELPFLLELL; translated from the coding sequence ATGCTGCGTGAGCTGGTCGAACAGCGTGAGCTGCGCGCCGTCAGCGCGACCGCCTTCGCGGTGACCCCGGCGCTGCGCGAGGCCTACGCCTCCGGCGACGACGAGGAGCTGGCCGAGGTCGCCATGGGCGAGGCGGCCCGTGCCGCGCTGCGCTTGATCGCCGCCGAGCGCGACGCCGTCACCGAAGCCCTCGACGCGGGCGACGAACCCGACGCCGCACCGGCCGCCCTGCCGGACGCCCCCGTCTACCGCCGGGCGGTGATCGCCGCCGACGTCACCGGCGCCAAGCTGCGCCCCGACCTCGACGACGCCGTGGTCCGCCTGTCCGGCCCGATCACCTACAACCAGATCGCCTCGGTGCACGTCGACCTGGCCGACGCCGAACCGGCCGTCGCCAAGGCCGTCGACGTCATCGACGCCGCCGACCTCGGCGACCCCGACGCCGAATTCGTCCTCGGCGACGCCGAGGACCACCAACTCGCCTGGTACGCCGCCCAGGAACTGCCCTTCCTGCTCGAATTACTCTGA